The Nerophis ophidion isolate RoL-2023_Sa linkage group LG05, RoL_Noph_v1.0, whole genome shotgun sequence genomic interval AGAATAGCTCAGGTCCCCGTGTGCGCAATCGAGCAGAACAAAGAAAAAGATGAAGCTGCAGCTGTGAACCATGCGTCGTGTGTGCGCCATCCTCTGATATTAACGCACAAAATGCAACACACTTCCAATTTTCGAAATCTCATTCGACCATTAAAACCTCCTTTGCTTTAGTCCTCCTCCTTTAACGCTCTGAAGAAGACTAGAATCCAACAATGAGTGTTGCACAGCACAAACAAAGCCTGCATGAATCTGCTGCTGGTCTCTACTGACACCATGTGTACTGTAAGAAAATTGCGGTTGTCATATATATGGtgcattgtattattattaagatACAATAATGagagaatatatatttttatctatTGTCCGCTTTTATTAAATATTGTATGTTCCAGTTGTTCCATTTTCTGCAATTCAACCATTTTTTTACAACTGAGTGAGACATAAATACATGCTTAATATTCAAAATGAGGCAAAAATATACAATGGCTTTAAATTACCTTTTAAAACGGATAAAACATTACACAAATATCATCTTATCTCATTGTTGTACAACACGAGACTGCAGTTCTCCTGTTTCAATGAAAAACTCTTGTATGTTCAAATGTTTGATGTTATTGCATAATATGaaaaaagtaatatatttatCAAGGGAAAACcaagttttaagaaaaaaaaattgaagtcgaGCAACAAAATGTTTATTAGAAAATGTTTATCTTAGTCTCAAACTTAACAGAATGCTTACGTTGGATGAATTGAACATTTTTAGGCGGTTACATTGTTTCAGCTTCCTTCTTTATATCTAAAATTGAATGATTTGGACCTTAAGCGAAACATGTTCTTCCAAAGTTTTAAAAAGCATACATGTGCGTCAGTGTTACAAAGACACGAGGGGAAAGATATGACATCATTTGTCACGTAGTGCACGCATGATGATGCAcgttttgtcaccccaagatgcaaaatgGACCAATCGGATGAGAATTGCAGATAAGAGCTTGatttaatttataaaaataaaataatactggtacaaaaggTAAAAGAAAGCGTGTGCCtcagcacgggaagctaacgctatACTTAGCAGTCAGTCAAGAGTCCAAAAATGACGTGCcaagcgcacgggaagctaaggagcTACTTAGCAAAGGTACAAAGACTTTAGGAAATGCCAAagtgactgttgcttaccgcaaacaaaagacccaggctgaacaaagggagaaggcaggcttaaatagtggcagcaatcagaaaacaggtgcgcgtcgAAAAATAAGTGGCAGGGAGAACAAACAtgaaaccatggagacaagataaataaggaagtgccAAACCAGGGATTGGAAGAGTCTAAAagcaaacaagaaaaacaaaaggactcaaaaaccaaaataatgtatgatccgggcggaAGATCATATCATAATTACAGTGAAGCAAAAGCAAGTTTATTAGAAAGGTACTTTAAAAATAACAAAGAACCACAGCGAGTTGCCGGGCCAATTATTGAAGTATACACTATTGAACCATATACAACACAAAGCTtaatacaaaatacattttttttgggggggggggagtttCCCAATCAGAGAAAAAAGGAAAACCAAGTCAATATTAAAAACATCTACCTCGTTAGTGGTTATATGAGGCGGAAGATAATAAAATAACACAAGTTGCAACACAAAAGCGACAATGTGCGGATCCCATACATTTAtgtatctgtttttatttagagtCATTATGGAGTTTACCCCAGCTGACTTGGTCAGAACAGATAACCTGAACAAGAACACCTATCAATACTGGATGTGACTTCGTAAGACTAACATACACAGTCAGGTTACACCTGGGCaatttagttgttgttgttgttttgttactGTAAAGCATATACGTTGTATAAAACATAACATCAAATAAATGGTTACATTTTACTCAATGTTTAAATGTTCATCCCTTTGGTGCAATATGAATTTGTACGGAACTGAATGCGTCATAGTCAAAATTTGTAGTTTTCCAAAGCACACAGGAGTAAATAAGTCAGACTGCTTCATCCGTACCTTCCTTGCATTTTAACactatatttatgtgtgtgtctttttgttttcttacactaTTGTCCATGATGCACCCGTAGCTGTTTCCCAGCAGTTGAGAAgcgcaaaaagaaaaaaacaggacGATTGAAAGTCCCAATTGAACAAGGACAGCGAGATTTGATGCCATTTCTCCTTAAAAAACTTTGAAGGGGGAAACTACATGAAATAAAGCACTCAGTTCTACAAGAATGAACTAAAGGAGCCACATGCCTTTACAAACAAATATATGGCATATAAGCCTTATTTACAACAATTTAAGCTTGAAAAACCAAGCAAAGCCAACATGTGTTAAACAACTGTAAAAAGCAAACTCAGACAAAAGGGAATATATGAAACATGTTGACAGAACCATCAAAGTCAGAGATTAATAGTATCTACCTCAGTCCCTAAAGTGGATTGGACTACAACTTGCTGAACTGGACCAACCATTTTACAGTGAAGATGTTGATGAAAGGGAAAATGGAAAGTGGTTCAGTTGCGGTTCATATCTTACAGAGAAAATAATGTATTTGTTGAAGTAAACCAACTAATGAATACGAAAAGGGTTTGTAAAAAACAGCATTGATACTCAAAGTGAGAAAAGTTACCTACCTTCAAAGGGTCAAATGAATCCTGAAGATCATCAACAAAGTCGGAAGGACTTTTCCTCAGAGTCTGGTCAGCAGGCAGCGTGTTGTCATTGTAAGAAGACACAAACTTAAAGTCACTGGTTCTAGAACCTGTTGTCAAGTAGGCGTCATAGTTGTAGGTGCTGCGTAAAGTTCCTGTGCCGTCAACATCTGCGTAATTAGGAGGCAGATACGCGCTGGGGATGGCAACTGCTCCATCAAACAAAAGTCTGGGCTTTCTCCTGCGACAAAACCTCACACCCAGGACGATGATGATGAAGGTCAGAAAGAAGGTGGACACAGACACCAGCGCGATGATCAGATAAGACGTCAGTTTGGAATTCTTCTCCTCATAAGAAATGTCCTTCAGTTCTGGCACCTCAGCCAAGTTGTCAGAAATAAGTAAATACATGGAGCAGGTGGCAGAGAGAGGGGGCTGTCCGTTATCTTTCACTGCCACAATCAGGTTCTGTTTCATGCTGTCGGATTCAGAAATGTCCCGCTGGGTCCTGATCTCTCCACTGTGGAGACCAATGGTGAAAAGTCCCGGATCAGTGGACTTGACTATATGATAGGACAGCCAGGCGTTCTGTCCAGAGTCTGCGTCCACCGCTATCACTTTGGACACCACAGAGCCTCCGTGTGCAGCTTTGGGGACCAGCTCTGTCATGAAGGAGTTACCCTCTGGGGAGGGGTACAGTATCTGAGGAGAGTTGTCATTCACATCCGATATGAACACACTGACGCTCACGTTGCTGCTCAGCGGAGGAGAACCGTTGTCTCTGGCCATGACGTGGACTTTAAAACTCCTCAAGTGTTCATAATCAAATGACCTGACAGCGTGGATCACACCTGTGTCTCCGTTAACAGACACATAGGAGGACACCGGGGCACCGTTCACCTCAGCAGCTAACAGAGAATAAATCACGGTACCGTTCTGTCTCCAGTCAGGGTCTCGAGCACTAACGGAACGTAAAGTGGAgccagctttgttattttcactCACATATGCGCTGTAGGACTGTTCCTCAAACACAGGTGGGTTGTCGTTGATGTCTGCTACAGATAAGTGAAGACTTTTAGAGGAGGAGAGAGGAGGAGAGCCCTCGTCAGTGGCACTGATTGTAATGTTGTAATCAGACACTAGTTCACGGTCCAGTTGTCCAGTAGTCACCAGAGAATAATAGTTTTTAATAGAAGGAACTAATTTAAAGGGGGCATTTTGTTGAATGGAGCAGCGGACTTGTCCGTTCTTCTCAGAGTCTCTGTCCTGAACATTAATGATGCCCACCTCTGTACCAGGTGACACATTTTCAGGTACAGGATTAGACAGTGACTTTAAATTGATCACAGGAGCGTTGTCATTTACATCTTTTATATTAATTACAACTTTTGTCTCCGTAGAAAGTCCATAACGATCTTTAGCTTCAACAAATACTTCATGCGTTGATCCTTCTTCATAATCAATCTCACCTATAACACATATTTCTCCGGTTTTATCATTGAGAGAAAATATATTTCGCGATTTATCAGACATTTTGCTGAACTGGTATGTTACTTCACCATTTACACCGTCGTCTGCATCTGATGCGCTCACAGTAATAACTGGTGTTTTAAGTGTGGCGTCTTCTTTGACAGATGATGTATAAACAGCCTGAGTAAAAACTGGGGCGTTGTCATTAGCATCAAGTACAATGATATGTATGACTACTGTACCAGATCTGGGAGGAGAACCACCATCCACTGCTGTAAGGAGCAATTTTAAGTCCTGCTGTTCTTCTCTGTCTAATTCCTTATCCAAAATCAACTCACCGTATTTATTGCCAGAATTGGTCGCCTGAATACGAAAAACAAAATTAGCATTTTGTTGTAGTGTGTACCTTTGAACCGAATTTGTGCCGATATCTGCATCATGTGCTGCATTAAGGCGGTATTTAGCTCCTTTGTCGGCTGACTCACTAATTTCCAGCCTCACAACATCATTAGGGAAAATCGGTGCATTGTCATTCACGTCCTGCACTTGCAGAGACAACCTGTGTAGTTCCAAAGGATTCTCCAGCAGCAGATCGAATCTTAGAACACAGGAAGGTTTTTCACCGCAATGCTCCTCTCGGTCGATCCTGTCAGCAACCATTAAATCTCCTGTCTGGAGGTTTATTCCGCAATACTGTTTGTCATTTCTTTCCATGTCGACACGAGGCTTGCGAGCAGACAGTTTCCCCACCTCCAATCCGAGATCCTTGGCGATATTTCCAATGATAGAGCCACGTTTCAGCTCCTCTTGTACAGAATAGCTCAGGTCCCCGTGTGTACAATCGAGCAGAACAAAGAAAAAGATGAAGCTGCAGCTGTGAACCATGCGTCGTGTGTGCGCCATCCTCTGATATTAACGCACAAAATGCAACCTAGTTCCAATTTTCAAAAGCTCATTCGACCATTAAAAAACCCTTTTGCCTTAGTCCTCCTCCTTTAACGCTCTGAAGAAGACTAGAATCCAACAATGAGTGTTGCACAGCACAAACAAAGCCTGCATGAATCTGCTGCTGGTCTCTACTGACACCATGTGTACTGTAAGAAAACTGCGGTTGTCATCTATATGCtgcattgtattattattaagatACAATAATGagagaatatatatttttatctatTGTCCGCTTTTATTAAATATTGTATGTTCCAGTTGTTCCATTTGCTGCAGTTCAACCATTTTTTTACAACTGAGTGAGACATAAATACATGCTTAATAATCAAAATGAGGCAAAAATATACAATGGCATTAAATTACCTTttaaaactgataaaacattACACAAATATCATGTTATCTCATTGTTGTACAACAAGAGACTGCAGTTCTCCTGTTTCAATGAAAAACTCTTGTATGTTCAAATGTTTGATGTTATTGCATAATAtgaaaaaaagtaatatatttatCAAGGGAAAACcaagttttaagaaaaaaaaattgaagtagaGCAACAAAATGTTTATTAGAAAATGTGTGTCTTATTCTCAAACTTAACAGAATGCTTACGTCGGATGAATTGAACATTTTTAGGCGGTTACATTGTTTCAGCTTCCTTCTTTAAGTCTAAAATTGAATGATTTGGACCTTAAGCGTAACATGTTCTTCCAAAGTTTTAAAAAGCATACATGTGTGTCAGTGTTACAAAGACACGAGGGGAAAGATACGACATCATTTGTCACGTAGTGCACGCATGATGATGCAcgttttgtcaccccaagatgcaaaatgGACCAATCGGATGAGaattgcaggtaagagcttgatttaatgtataaaaataaaataatactggtacaaaaggTAAAAGAAAGCGT includes:
- the LOC133552442 gene encoding protocadherin beta-15-like, giving the protein MAHTRRMVHSCSFIFFFVLLDCTHGDLSYSVQEELKRGSIIGNIAKDLGLEVGKLSARKPRVDMERNDKQYCGINLQTGDLMVADRIDREEHCGEKPSCVLRFDLLLENPLELHRLSLQVQDVNDNAPIFPNDVVRLEISESADKGAKYRLNAAHDADIGTNSVQRYTLQQNANFVFRIQATNSGNKYGELILDKELDREEQQDLKLLLTAVDGGSPPRSGTVVIHIIVLDANDNAPVFTQAVYTSSVKEDATLKTPVITVSASDADDGVNGEVTYQFSKMSDKSRNIFSLNDKTGEICVIGEIDYEEGSTHEVFVEAKDRYGLSTETKVVINIKDVNDNAPVINLKSLSNPVPENVSPGTEVGIINVQDRDSEKNGQVRCSIQQNAPFKLVPSIKNYYSLVTTGQLDRELVSDYNITISATDEGSPPLSSSKSLHLSVADINDNPPVFEEQSYSAYVSENNKAGSTLRSVSARDPDWRQNGTVIYSLLAAEVNGAPVSSYVSVNGDTGVIHAVRSFDYEHLRSFKVHVMARDNGSPPLSSNVSVSVFISDVNDNSPQILYPSPEGNSFMTELVPKAAHGGSVVSKVIAVDADSGQNAWLSYHIVKSTDPGLFTIGLHSGEIRTQRDISESDSMKQNLIVAVKDNGQPPLSATCSMYLLISDNLAEVPELKDISYEEKNSKLTSYLIIALVSVSTFFLTFIIIVLGVRFCRRRKPRLLFDGAVAIPSAYLPPNYADVDGTGTLRSTYNYDAYLTTGSRTSDFKFVSSYNDNTLPADQTLRKSPSDFVDDLQDSFDPLKSSSER